A single Herpetosiphonaceae bacterium DNA region contains:
- a CDS encoding N(4)-(beta-N-acetylglucosaminyl)-L-asparaginase, giving the protein MIVVTSANGIVGIQEAIGILRRGGSALDAVEAATRLVEANPDDHTVGYGGYPNLVGEVELDASIMDGRTLHAGAVGGLKGYRHPISVARKVMEELPHVLLVGEGAARFAAEMGFEAENLLTEEAAEVYRQGISGALPEDKRDWLTGGIEGNLARLARITADPEHAAGTVNFIAQDSAGNIACAVSTSGWAWKYPGRLGDSPVIGAGNYADNRSGACACTGWGELALRCGTARSVVLYQRLGFGLEQACRQAMYDLASATDDPAHAIMSLVAINHDGRPIGMTTVPGRTYVWMTPEMDEPVEEPRVVVDLTEAHR; this is encoded by the coding sequence ATGATCGTCGTCACAAGTGCAAATGGTATCGTCGGCATTCAGGAAGCGATCGGGATCTTACGCCGGGGCGGCAGCGCGCTCGATGCGGTCGAGGCGGCGACGCGGCTGGTGGAGGCCAATCCCGACGATCATACGGTCGGCTACGGCGGCTATCCCAATCTCGTGGGCGAGGTTGAGCTTGACGCCTCGATTATGGACGGGCGCACCCTGCACGCCGGGGCGGTCGGCGGGCTCAAAGGCTACCGGCATCCGATCTCCGTCGCGCGCAAGGTGATGGAAGAGCTGCCGCATGTGCTGCTGGTCGGCGAGGGCGCGGCGCGCTTTGCCGCCGAGATGGGCTTCGAGGCCGAGAATCTGCTGACCGAGGAGGCCGCCGAGGTGTATCGTCAGGGAATCAGCGGCGCGCTGCCAGAAGATAAGCGCGATTGGCTGACCGGCGGCATCGAGGGCAACCTGGCGCGTCTGGCGCGTATTACTGCCGACCCGGAGCACGCCGCGGGAACGGTCAACTTTATCGCCCAGGATAGCGCGGGCAATATCGCCTGCGCGGTCAGCACCAGCGGCTGGGCCTGGAAGTATCCCGGTCGGCTGGGCGACTCGCCGGTGATTGGCGCGGGCAACTACGCCGACAACCGGAGCGGCGCGTGTGCCTGCACCGGCTGGGGTGAGCTGGCGCTGCGCTGCGGCACGGCGCGCTCGGTTGTGCTGTACCAGCGGCTCGGCTTTGGCCTGGAGCAGGCCTGCCGTCAGGCGATGTACGATCTGGCCTCTGCTACCGACGATCCCGCTCATGCGATCATGAGCCTGGTCGCGATCAACCATGATGGACGCCCCATTGGCATGACCACGGTGCCGGGCCGCACGTATGTCTGGATGACGCCGGAGATGGACGAGCCAGTCGAGGAGCCGCGTGTGGTGGTCGATCTAACGGAGGCCCACCGCTAG
- a CDS encoding DUF1462 family protein, which produces MPSSEAAAALTASLNRIYGAAVEVAYYDLGDPQAQARIDETIALPGADRLPLPIVLLDGAIVAAGSLDLLRIVAAVAQAFQRHTQG; this is translated from the coding sequence GTGCCTTCGTCGGAGGCAGCCGCAGCGCTCACAGCGTCGCTGAACCGGATCTACGGCGCGGCGGTTGAGGTCGCCTACTACGACCTCGGCGATCCTCAAGCCCAGGCGCGGATCGACGAGACGATTGCTCTGCCTGGCGCGGATCGGCTGCCGCTGCCTATCGTGCTGCTGGACGGCGCGATCGTCGCCGCCGGGTCGCTCGATCTGCTGCGGATCGTCGCCGCCGTCGCCCAGGCATTCCAGCGCCACACTCAGGGCTGA
- a CDS encoding ATP-binding protein — protein MAFKEPIPNLETADGLPRDALICTACGYVMAQWAGDPLSWPREIGSGDDVKYQCPACDSDLQAWAPVPTVLGERRIDIAALIHDGEGQAVDFKDYGSVDSPDLQRDLARHIAAFGTSGGGVLLIGVRNDGTISGINGADNVEGRDRWRKAIYAASRMVKPAIVVAPDFIEANGSLVLAIRIPRGHEPVYYFSNRPYIRDGQASRPAEPDEVKALYTRQPSGGL, from the coding sequence ATGGCATTCAAAGAGCCGATTCCCAATCTCGAAACAGCCGACGGATTACCGCGCGATGCGCTGATCTGTACTGCGTGCGGCTATGTGATGGCTCAGTGGGCTGGCGATCCGCTGAGCTGGCCGCGCGAGATCGGCAGCGGCGACGATGTCAAGTATCAATGTCCGGCCTGCGATAGCGATCTCCAGGCGTGGGCACCCGTGCCAACCGTGCTGGGCGAGCGGCGCATCGATATTGCCGCGCTGATTCACGACGGCGAGGGCCAGGCCGTCGACTTCAAGGATTATGGCAGCGTGGACAGCCCCGATCTTCAGCGCGACCTGGCGCGGCATATTGCGGCGTTCGGCACCAGCGGCGGCGGCGTGCTGCTGATCGGCGTGCGCAACGACGGCACGATCTCCGGCATCAACGGCGCGGACAATGTCGAGGGCCGCGACCGCTGGCGGAAGGCGATCTACGCGGCCAGCCGGATGGTCAAACCGGCGATTGTGGTTGCGCCCGATTTTATCGAGGCGAACGGCTCGCTGGTGCTGGCGATCCGCATTCCGCGCGGTCACGAGCCGGTCTATTATTTCTCGAACCGGCCCTACATTCGCGATGGGCAGGCGTCGCGGCCAGCCGAGCCCGACGAGGTCAAGGCGCTCTACACGCGTCAACCGAGCGGCGGCCTGTAG
- a CDS encoding single-stranded DNA-binding protein: MKPVRGTVNYVELIGWLGNDPEQRYTPSGVPIAEFSVATKRPGSRNEDGTWNYDTDWIDVVAWDQLAETAVANLRKGSRVRVTGSLRTDSWEDREGNKRKRIMVRADDIMFLDARPALDETAMSEAPF, from the coding sequence ATGAAGCCGGTGCGAGGTACTGTTAACTATGTCGAGCTGATCGGGTGGCTGGGCAACGATCCCGAACAGCGCTATACCCCGTCGGGCGTGCCGATCGCGGAGTTTAGCGTCGCCACCAAGCGGCCCGGCAGCCGCAACGAAGACGGCACCTGGAACTACGACACGGATTGGATCGATGTGGTCGCCTGGGACCAGCTGGCCGAGACGGCGGTCGCGAATCTACGCAAAGGCAGCCGGGTGCGTGTGACGGGCAGCCTGCGCACGGATAGCTGGGAAGATCGCGAAGGAAACAAGCGCAAGCGCATCATGGTGCGCGCCGACGACATCATGTTTCTGGATGCCCGGCCCGCGCTCGACGAGACGGCTATGAGCGAGGCCCCATTTTAG
- a CDS encoding histidine phosphatase family protein: MESPSTRLILVRHGETEANVAGRMQGRSNDPLTPLGQRQVHAVAARLKREGHPIEALYTSSLLRACLTADAIGAELGLTPRLRDGLQEMHLGDLDGESAATLFAAMPRSLDESYPGGESLREFVERIMGTLYGIAIAHTGGTVAVVSHGGVISTALSIWKRGHGGAWREYAPDNCAISIVEFQAGPAVISVNDCTHLTREANG, from the coding sequence ATGGAGTCTCCAAGCACACGCTTGATTCTGGTCCGTCATGGCGAGACGGAAGCCAATGTTGCCGGGCGCATGCAGGGCCGCAGCAACGATCCGCTGACCCCGCTCGGCCAGCGGCAGGTACACGCGGTTGCGGCCAGGCTCAAGCGCGAGGGCCATCCGATCGAGGCGCTCTACACCAGCTCGCTGCTGCGGGCATGTCTCACCGCCGACGCGATCGGCGCGGAGCTGGGCCTGACGCCCCGGCTGCGCGATGGGCTGCAAGAGATGCATCTTGGCGACCTCGATGGCGAGTCGGCGGCGACGCTCTTTGCTGCCATGCCGCGCTCGCTCGACGAGAGCTACCCCGGCGGCGAGTCGCTGCGTGAGTTCGTCGAGCGCATCATGGGCACGCTCTACGGCATTGCCATCGCGCACACCGGCGGCACCGTTGCCGTGGTCAGCCACGGCGGCGTGATCAGCACAGCCCTGTCGATCTGGAAGCGCGGCCACGGCGGCGCGTGGCGCGAGTACGCGCCTGATAACTGCGCGATCTCGATCGTCGAGTTCCAGGCCGGTCCCGCCGTGATCAGCGTCAACGATTGCACGCATCTCACGCGCGAGGCCAACGGATAA
- a CDS encoding peptide deformylase: MTVRSMLQLGNPLLRQPAQPVDDVQSEATQSLIADLWDTLYDFRGQHGWGHALAAPVIGVPLRVIVVDWEGDRFVLINPRFERWSREQEVAYESCVTFSSIWGAVCRPTRVVVTALDEHGQEQRYDAVGPLARLLQHELDHLDGFVWLDREPDLLSICTTDEYRRQRQLPDQP, from the coding sequence ATGACAGTCCGATCCATGCTTCAGCTCGGTAATCCACTGCTGCGCCAGCCCGCGCAGCCCGTCGACGATGTGCAGAGCGAAGCTACTCAGTCGCTCATCGCCGATCTGTGGGATACCCTGTACGATTTTCGCGGCCAGCACGGCTGGGGCCATGCGCTCGCCGCGCCGGTGATCGGCGTTCCGCTGCGGGTGATCGTGGTAGACTGGGAGGGTGATCGCTTTGTGCTGATCAATCCGCGCTTCGAGCGCTGGAGCCGCGAGCAGGAGGTCGCCTACGAGTCGTGTGTCACCTTCAGCTCGATCTGGGGCGCGGTCTGCCGCCCGACGCGGGTTGTCGTCACGGCGCTGGACGAGCACGGGCAGGAGCAGCGCTACGATGCCGTGGGTCCGCTTGCCCGGCTGCTGCAACACGAGCTGGATCATCTGGATGGCTTTGTCTGGCTGGATCGCGAGCCTGATCTGTTGAGCATCTGTACCACCGACGAGTATCGGCGGCAGCGCCAGTTGCCCGATCAGCCCTGA
- a CDS encoding MBL fold metallo-hydrolase — translation MSLQVRSLASGSSGNAFLVRTTAGAFLIDAGLSARTLERVLRQHNVEPSTLTAIVLSHEHHDHAQGAGPLARRYNVPIVCTSGTAQALGAAVQGVDLRALHADGISVGDADVWSFALPHDAAEPVGVLLRHQEWTIGIALDFGHTQPHIVAALQEANLVVIEANHDRERLLATAYPWSTKHRILGEYGHLSNLQAAQLIEAIVQDGRRRDVWLGHLSERANDRPRGVIQFVRNYLDMLDVPPLTLSIAQRDKPSATWHSDLALQQGELFQIC, via the coding sequence ATGAGCCTCCAAGTTCGGTCCTTAGCCAGCGGCAGCAGTGGCAACGCGTTTCTGGTGCGAACAACTGCTGGCGCGTTTTTAATCGATGCCGGCCTGTCCGCGCGCACGCTAGAGCGGGTGCTACGCCAACATAATGTTGAGCCGAGCACGCTCACGGCGATCGTGCTCTCGCATGAGCATCACGACCACGCGCAGGGTGCCGGGCCGTTAGCGCGGCGCTACAACGTGCCGATCGTCTGTACCTCTGGCACGGCGCAAGCCCTCGGAGCGGCGGTCCAGGGCGTGGATCTGCGAGCCTTGCACGCCGACGGCATCAGCGTGGGCGATGCCGATGTCTGGAGCTTTGCGCTGCCGCACGATGCCGCCGAGCCTGTCGGCGTGCTGCTGCGTCACCAGGAGTGGACGATCGGCATCGCGCTCGATTTTGGACATACTCAGCCACATATTGTCGCCGCGCTCCAGGAGGCGAACCTCGTGGTGATCGAGGCGAACCACGACCGCGAGCGGCTGCTGGCGACGGCCTATCCGTGGAGCACCAAGCATCGCATTCTGGGAGAGTACGGGCACCTGTCGAATTTGCAGGCGGCGCAACTGATCGAGGCGATTGTGCAGGATGGTCGGCGGCGCGACGTGTGGCTCGGGCACCTGTCCGAGCGAGCGAATGACCGTCCGCGCGGCGTGATCCAGTTTGTGCGCAACTATCTCGACATGCTGGACGTGCCGCCGCTCACGTTGAGCATTGCGCAGCGCGACAAGCCGAGCGCAACCTGGCACAGCGATCTGGCGCTTCAGCAGGGCGAACTCTTTCAAATCTGCTAA
- a CDS encoding thioesterase family protein: protein MNYPYTVSVNVSFRDIDALGHVNNAVYLTYFEQARIGYGLQLVGGSGVDDLHFVLAEATVSYLRPVFFGDVLEIGVRVGEIGTKSFVMDYSIQRQSDGELIARGRTVQVWYNYQTQRSQPVPDSFRAAVARDNERLRQSVPQEE, encoded by the coding sequence GTGAACTATCCCTATACCGTGTCGGTCAACGTTTCGTTTCGCGACATCGACGCGCTCGGACATGTCAACAACGCGGTCTATCTGACCTATTTCGAGCAGGCGCGCATCGGCTACGGGCTTCAGCTTGTCGGCGGCAGCGGCGTCGACGATCTGCATTTTGTGCTGGCCGAAGCGACAGTATCCTATCTGCGTCCCGTGTTTTTCGGCGATGTGCTGGAGATCGGCGTGCGCGTCGGCGAGATCGGCACCAAAAGCTTTGTGATGGACTACAGTATCCAGCGCCAGTCGGACGGCGAGCTGATCGCCCGTGGTCGCACGGTGCAGGTCTGGTACAACTATCAGACGCAGCGCTCGCAGCCGGTGCCCGATTCGTTTCGGGCGGCGGTGGCGCGGGATAACGAGCGGCTACGCCAGTCCGTGCCGCAGGAGGAGTAG